A genome region from Gaiellales bacterium includes the following:
- the carA gene encoding glutamine-hydrolyzing carbamoyl-phosphate synthase small subunit — protein sequence MSALLVLEDGTVLEGEAYGAAGSAVGELVFITSMTGYQEIVTDPSFAGQMVTFTQPMIGNYGVERDTSESDRPQARAVVVREGRNATPNGRQGFSDWLARHGVVGISGIDTRMLTRRLRDGGTVRAAVGSGGASVEQLRALIDGEPLMAGQALAAGVSCPEPVELPAVGRERAHVAVLDYGVKRSIVRILRERGARVTVLPWDATAEQVLEVAPDGVLLGNGPGDPAALPGCTSEIRDLVERVPVFGICLGHQLLGRALGLETFKLRFGHRGANHPVLDVDSGRVLVTAQNHGFAVRVPEGGGDLETDFGPARVTHVSLYDGTVEGLALRDLPVASMQFHPEASPGPHDARAALERFVDSLAEVPVAKA from the coding sequence GTGAGCGCGCTGCTGGTGCTCGAGGACGGAACGGTGCTCGAGGGCGAGGCGTACGGCGCGGCCGGCAGCGCGGTGGGCGAGCTCGTCTTCATCACCTCGATGACCGGCTACCAGGAGATCGTCACGGATCCCTCGTTCGCCGGCCAGATGGTCACCTTTACCCAGCCGATGATCGGCAACTACGGGGTGGAGCGTGACACGTCCGAGTCGGACCGCCCGCAGGCCAGGGCGGTGGTCGTGCGCGAAGGCCGAAACGCCACCCCCAACGGCCGTCAGGGGTTCTCCGACTGGCTGGCCCGCCACGGCGTCGTGGGCATCTCGGGCATCGACACGCGGATGCTGACGCGCCGCCTGCGCGACGGCGGCACGGTGCGTGCCGCGGTCGGGTCGGGCGGCGCGAGCGTCGAGCAGCTGCGGGCGCTGATCGACGGCGAGCCGCTGATGGCCGGTCAGGCGCTGGCCGCGGGTGTGTCCTGCCCGGAACCGGTCGAGCTGCCGGCGGTCGGCCGCGAGCGGGCGCACGTTGCGGTGCTCGACTACGGGGTGAAGCGGTCGATCGTGCGCATCCTCCGGGAGCGCGGCGCGCGCGTCACGGTGCTTCCGTGGGACGCGACCGCCGAACAGGTGCTCGAGGTCGCTCCCGACGGCGTGCTGCTCGGTAACGGGCCGGGCGATCCCGCCGCGCTGCCGGGCTGCACCTCCGAGATCCGCGACCTGGTCGAACGCGTGCCGGTGTTCGGCATCTGCCTCGGGCACCAGCTGCTGGGCCGGGCGCTCGGACTGGAGACGTTCAAGCTGCGGTTCGGGCACCGCGGTGCCAACCACCCCGTGCTCGACGTGGACTCGGGCCGGGTGCTCGTGACGGCGCAGAATCACGGGTTCGCCGTCCGGGTGCCGGAGGGCGGGGGAGACCTCGAGACGGACTTCGGGCCGGCCCGCGTGACGCATGTCTCGCTGTACGACGGAACGGTCGAGGGCCTCGCTCTGCGCGACCTCCCCGTCGCCTCCATGCAGTTCCACCCGGAGGCGAGCCCCGGCCCGCACGATGCGCGGGCCGCGCTCGAGCGGTTCGTCGACAGCCTGGCGGAGGTGCCCGTTGCCAAGGCGTGA
- the mihF gene encoding integration host factor, actinobacterial type, producing the protein MPQLLSQAPSRSLDQRLDALDRANRIRVQRAQLKRALKAGGTTFDQILLDPPDYVLTAKVYDMLLAVPRLGRVRAGRLLTQCRISQSKTIGGLSERQRGELVELFNS; encoded by the coding sequence ATGCCCCAGCTCCTCTCGCAGGCCCCCTCCCGTTCCCTCGACCAGCGACTCGACGCTCTCGACCGAGCGAACCGGATTCGGGTGCAGCGGGCGCAGCTCAAGCGCGCGCTCAAGGCCGGCGGGACGACCTTCGACCAGATCCTGCTCGACCCGCCCGACTACGTGCTCACCGCGAAGGTGTACGACATGCTGCTGGCGGTGCCGCGGCTCGGCCGCGTGCGCGCGGGCCGGCTCCTCACCCAGTGCCGCATCAGCCAGTCGAAGACGATCGGCGGGCTGTCCGAGCGGCAGCGCGGCGAGCTGGTCGAGCTCTTCAACTCCTGA
- a CDS encoding aspartate carbamoyltransferase catalytic subunit: MDLYPPTGLARRRHLLSIGDLDRADVERILETAEGFESVMHRDVKKVPTLRGRTVMNVFFESSTRTSSSFELAAKRLSADTVNLKASGSSVDKGESLKDTILTLSAYDPDVIVIRHPQAGAPALVTRHTDAHVINAGDGKHQHPTQSLLDLYTIRKALGQVDGLQVAIVGDVLHSRVARSNIQALRLLGADVRLVGPPALIPRDVVAMGVTVSHDIRDIAEVDVVYVLRMQRERMLEGANYVPSLAEYSALWGVTADRIRPSQLVMHPGPINRGVEIAADVADSASSRIVDQVRAGLVTRMAVLYDLLTEPTTHGGQAALRAVEPAGQEVA; encoded by the coding sequence GTGGATCTGTACCCGCCCACAGGACTCGCCCGGCGCCGCCACCTGCTCTCGATCGGCGACCTCGACCGGGCCGACGTCGAGCGCATCCTGGAGACCGCCGAGGGCTTCGAGTCGGTCATGCACCGGGACGTCAAGAAGGTGCCGACGCTGCGCGGCCGCACCGTCATGAACGTCTTCTTCGAGTCGTCCACCCGTACGTCCAGCTCCTTCGAGCTGGCGGCCAAGCGCCTCTCGGCGGACACCGTCAACCTGAAGGCGTCGGGCTCGAGCGTCGACAAGGGCGAGTCGCTCAAGGACACGATCCTCACGCTCTCGGCATACGACCCCGACGTGATCGTGATCCGCCATCCGCAGGCCGGGGCGCCGGCGCTCGTCACGCGCCACACCGACGCCCACGTGATCAACGCCGGCGACGGCAAGCACCAGCATCCGACGCAGAGCCTGCTCGACCTCTACACGATCCGCAAAGCGCTTGGGCAGGTCGACGGGCTGCAGGTCGCCATCGTCGGCGACGTCCTGCACTCCCGGGTCGCGCGGTCGAACATCCAGGCGCTGCGCCTGCTCGGGGCCGATGTGCGGCTGGTGGGGCCGCCGGCCCTGATCCCGCGGGACGTCGTCGCGATGGGGGTCACCGTGTCGCACGACATCCGCGACATCGCGGAGGTCGACGTGGTGTATGTGCTTCGCATGCAGCGCGAGCGCATGCTCGAGGGCGCGAACTACGTGCCCTCACTCGCCGAGTACTCGGCGCTCTGGGGCGTCACCGCCGACCGCATCCGTCCCAGCCAGCTGGTCATGCACCCCGGGCCGATCAACCGCGGCGTCGAGATCGCCGCGGACGTCGCCGACAGCGCGAGCTCACGGATCGTCGACCAGGTGCGGGCCGGCCTCGTCACGCGGATGGCGGTGCTCTACGACCTGCTGACCGAGCCGACGACGCACGGTGGTCAGGCGGCCCTGCGCGCCGTCGAGCCGGCCGGGCAGGAGGTGGCCTGA
- the pyrR gene encoding bifunctional pyr operon transcriptional regulator/uracil phosphoribosyltransferase PyrR, with amino-acid sequence MSAPEITGRVLLDEADLQRTLRRIAHEIVEKHPDLHELALVGIHTRGVFLAERLAGLIEQFTGTPVPTGALDISFYRDDVRVHPHPVVKATRLEFDLDERSIVLVDDVLFTGRTIRSAIEALFGFGRPDRVQLAVLVDRGHRELPIRPDYVGKNLPTSRGERVNVQLSEVDEIDRIVLLTAE; translated from the coding sequence GTGAGCGCCCCCGAGATCACCGGGCGCGTCCTGCTCGACGAGGCCGACCTGCAGCGCACGCTGCGTCGGATCGCGCACGAGATCGTCGAGAAGCACCCCGACCTGCACGAGCTGGCGCTCGTCGGCATCCACACCCGCGGCGTCTTCCTGGCCGAGCGGCTGGCCGGCCTGATCGAGCAGTTCACCGGCACGCCTGTTCCGACCGGCGCGCTCGACATCTCCTTCTACCGCGACGACGTGCGCGTGCATCCGCATCCCGTGGTCAAGGCGACGCGCCTCGAGTTCGACCTCGACGAGCGCTCGATCGTGCTGGTGGACGACGTGCTGTTCACCGGCCGCACGATCCGCAGCGCCATCGAGGCGCTGTTCGGTTTCGGCCGGCCGGACCGCGTGCAGCTCGCCGTGCTGGTCGACCGTGGCCACCGCGAGCTGCCCATCCGCCCCGACTACGTCGGCAAGAACCTGCCCACGTCGCGCGGCGAGCGCGTGAACGTCCAGCTGTCCGAGGTCGACGAGATCGACCGAATCGTCCTGCTCACCGCCGAATAG
- a CDS encoding dihydroorotate dehydrogenase, with product MASPLAVRFCGIDLAHPIVNGSGTLDALAAGTLGVSAFVTKTVTLRPRAGNPPQRIGETPAGMVNSIGLANPGLERFCEQDLPRLAGLGVPVIVSLGGWSREEYATAVRRVGADPAVAAVELNVSCPNVDTGCISIGTDPAETRALLERCRAETDAPLLAKLTPSVADVSAVALAAAEGGADGLVLINTVRGMAIDRSTLRPLLGGGGGGLSGPAIKPVALHAVYHAREVTGLPIIGLGGVQSAQDCVEFAAAGASVVGVGTALFRDPGLVARVVADLPAVLAGHGVSTLDDIVGSAHQGQPKAVLEVDGRG from the coding sequence GTGGCTAGCCCGCTCGCTGTCCGGTTCTGCGGCATCGACCTGGCGCATCCGATCGTGAACGGCTCCGGGACGCTGGACGCGCTGGCGGCCGGGACGCTGGGCGTGTCGGCGTTCGTCACCAAGACCGTGACGCTGCGGCCTCGCGCCGGGAACCCGCCGCAGCGGATCGGCGAGACGCCCGCCGGAATGGTCAACTCCATCGGTCTGGCGAATCCGGGCCTGGAGCGGTTCTGCGAGCAGGACCTGCCGCGGCTGGCGGGCCTCGGCGTGCCGGTCATCGTCAGCCTTGGGGGCTGGAGCCGCGAGGAATACGCGACGGCGGTGCGGCGCGTCGGAGCTGACCCCGCCGTCGCGGCCGTCGAGCTGAACGTCTCGTGCCCGAACGTCGACACCGGCTGCATATCGATCGGCACCGACCCGGCCGAGACGCGAGCGCTGCTCGAGCGCTGCCGCGCGGAGACGGACGCGCCGCTGCTCGCCAAGCTGACCCCCAGCGTGGCCGACGTGTCCGCGGTCGCCCTGGCCGCCGCGGAGGGCGGCGCTGACGGGCTGGTGCTGATCAACACCGTTCGCGGCATGGCGATCGATCGCAGCACCCTGCGCCCGCTGCTCGGCGGCGGTGGCGGCGGGCTTTCCGGCCCGGCCATCAAGCCCGTCGCCCTGCACGCGGTGTATCACGCCCGCGAGGTCACCGGGTTGCCCATCATCGGGCTGGGCGGCGTGCAATCCGCGCAGGACTGCGTCGAATTCGCGGCCGCCGGAGCCTCGGTCGTGGGTGTCGGCACCGCGCTCTTCCGCGACCCGGGACTGGTGGCACGGGTGGTCGCCGATTTGCCCGCCGTGCTCGCCGGCCACGGCGTTTCCACCCTTGACGACATCGTCGGAAGCGCGCACCAGGGCCAACCTAAGGCTGTACTCGAGGTTGATGGACGGGGTTGA
- the gmk gene encoding guanylate kinase translates to MTGRRGGRLFVVSGPSGVGKGTLIARAREAVPDLELATSATTRPVRPGELDGREYHFLTAEEFDARVRQGEFLEHVEFAGNRYGTLRSEVDRRLADGSSVILEIDVPGARAIERHMPDAVLVFIAPPDVADLETRLTARGTNSPEDIATRLRIARAELDARDGFAHVIVNDDVDRAAAELTELIRAALAE, encoded by the coding sequence GTGACCGGCCGGCGAGGGGGCCGGCTGTTCGTCGTCTCCGGGCCGTCCGGGGTCGGCAAGGGCACGTTGATCGCACGCGCGCGCGAAGCCGTGCCGGATCTCGAGCTGGCGACATCCGCGACCACGCGGCCCGTCCGCCCCGGTGAGCTGGACGGGCGGGAGTACCACTTCCTCACGGCGGAGGAGTTCGACGCCCGGGTGCGGCAGGGCGAGTTCCTCGAGCATGTAGAATTCGCCGGCAACCGGTACGGCACGCTGCGCAGCGAGGTCGACCGGCGGCTGGCCGACGGCTCGAGCGTGATACTCGAGATCGACGTGCCGGGCGCCCGGGCGATCGAGCGGCACATGCCGGACGCGGTGCTGGTGTTCATCGCACCACCGGACGTCGCTGACCTCGAGACGCGCCTGACCGCGCGGGGGACGAACTCCCCCGAGGACATCGCCACCCGGCTGCGGATCGCCAGGGCCGAGCTGGACGCGCGCGACGGTTTCGCGCACGTGATCGTGAACGACGACGTCGACAGAGCCGCTGCGGAGCTGACAGAGCTGATCCGCGCCGCGCTCGCCGAGTGA
- the carB gene encoding carbamoyl-phosphate synthase large subunit gives MPRREDISTVAVIGSGPIVIGQACEFDYSGTQALRVLREEGYRTVLINSNPATIMTDPGWADRTYLEPLDLDGVRAVLEAERPDALLPTLGGQTALNLASLLSEAGVLDELGIELIGASYDAIHCAEDRESFARTMDAIGLRVPHSTIAHTLDEAHAALSGSLQLPVVIRPAFTLGGQGGGFARTPEQFDEIVRRGLRESPITQILLEESVAGWGEFELEVIRDRNDNVVVICSIENIDPMGVHTGDSVTVAPAQTLTDREYQVLRDASAAVIRAVGVETGGSNVQFALNRETGELVVIEMNPRVSRSSALASKATGYPIAKVATKLAVGYTLDEIPNDITGTTPASFEPALDYVVVKLPRFAFEKFPGADAELTTQMKSVGEAMGIGRTFCEAWGKAMRSRELDGTSRPSGSVAKGSWDRFDVIAARLSEGETPQALADESHVHLWFVEEWARVTEAERGLRGSPLEGISPGEWRRSKRLGIADARIAELTGTAERDVRRTRRAAGVRPVFKAVDSCAAEVEAQAPYYYSAYEMEDELRRGDRESVVILGAGPNRIGQGIEFDYCCVQAAQTYRGLGYDAVMVNCNPETVSTDADSSDRLYFEPLTVEDVLEVIEREQPVGVVAQFGGQTPLRLARRLEEEGVTLLGTPFEAIDIAEDRERFGTVLEELGLEAPAWGIANDVDDAARIAQSIGYPVLVRPSYVLGGREMRICYDESMLRARPVQPGSLVDRFVEDAIEVDVDAVCDGSRAWIGAVMQHVEEAGVHSGDSACVIPTLSLGDEVEREIRDQTRAIAIALGVRGLINVQFAVQGSRVFVIEANPRASRTVPFVAKATGRNLVEAACRAALGLPVDLAEEPPDHISVKAAVLPFQRFVGADPALGPEMRSTGEVMGIGPDFPTAFAKAERAAGRPLPVEGRVFLSVRDADKAAATMLAALLQSLGFDLIATAGTALALQRIGIPVETVRKVTQGSPNVVDLIRESSINLIINTPFGRGARTDGYEIREAAIRHQIPCITTLAGASAVVQAIAQARAVAPIALQDLHAAAETHAAR, from the coding sequence TTGCCAAGGCGTGAGGACATCTCCACGGTGGCCGTGATCGGCTCCGGGCCGATCGTGATCGGCCAGGCATGCGAGTTCGACTACTCCGGCACGCAGGCGCTCCGCGTCCTGCGGGAGGAGGGGTACCGCACGGTGCTGATCAACTCCAACCCTGCCACGATCATGACCGATCCCGGCTGGGCCGACCGCACGTACCTCGAGCCGCTCGACCTGGACGGCGTGAGGGCGGTGCTGGAGGCCGAGCGCCCGGACGCGTTGCTGCCCACGCTCGGCGGCCAGACGGCGCTCAACCTCGCCTCGCTCCTGTCGGAGGCGGGCGTGCTCGACGAGCTCGGGATCGAGCTGATCGGGGCGTCGTACGACGCCATCCACTGCGCCGAGGACCGGGAGTCGTTCGCCAGGACGATGGACGCGATCGGGCTTCGCGTCCCGCACAGCACGATCGCCCACACGCTCGACGAGGCGCACGCGGCGCTCTCCGGCAGCCTGCAGCTTCCGGTGGTCATCCGCCCGGCGTTCACGCTTGGCGGGCAGGGTGGCGGGTTCGCCCGGACCCCCGAGCAGTTCGACGAGATCGTCCGGCGGGGGCTGCGGGAGAGCCCGATCACCCAGATCCTGCTCGAGGAGTCGGTCGCCGGCTGGGGCGAGTTCGAGCTGGAGGTGATCCGCGACCGGAATGACAACGTGGTGGTGATCTGCTCGATCGAGAACATCGACCCGATGGGGGTGCACACCGGCGACTCGGTGACCGTCGCGCCGGCCCAGACGCTGACCGACCGCGAGTATCAGGTGCTCAGGGACGCCTCCGCGGCCGTCATCCGGGCGGTGGGCGTCGAGACGGGCGGGTCGAACGTGCAGTTCGCCCTCAATCGCGAGACGGGCGAGCTGGTCGTGATCGAGATGAACCCGCGCGTCTCGCGCAGCTCGGCGCTGGCCTCGAAGGCGACGGGATACCCGATCGCGAAGGTGGCGACCAAGCTGGCCGTTGGCTACACCCTGGACGAGATCCCGAACGACATCACCGGCACGACCCCCGCGTCGTTCGAGCCGGCGCTCGACTACGTGGTCGTCAAGCTGCCGCGGTTCGCGTTCGAGAAGTTCCCGGGCGCCGACGCCGAGCTGACGACGCAGATGAAGTCGGTGGGCGAGGCGATGGGCATCGGCCGCACCTTCTGCGAGGCGTGGGGGAAAGCCATGCGAAGCCGCGAGCTGGACGGCACCAGCCGGCCGTCGGGCAGCGTGGCCAAAGGCAGCTGGGACAGGTTCGACGTGATCGCAGCCCGGCTGTCCGAGGGCGAGACGCCGCAGGCCCTGGCCGACGAGTCACACGTGCATCTGTGGTTCGTCGAGGAATGGGCCCGCGTGACGGAGGCGGAGCGCGGCCTGAGGGGATCGCCCCTCGAGGGCATCTCGCCGGGAGAGTGGCGGCGATCCAAGCGGCTCGGCATCGCGGACGCGCGCATCGCCGAGCTGACCGGCACCGCCGAGCGCGACGTCCGCCGCACCCGCCGTGCGGCTGGCGTGCGGCCGGTGTTCAAGGCGGTCGACAGCTGCGCGGCCGAGGTCGAGGCGCAGGCGCCCTACTACTACTCGGCCTACGAGATGGAGGACGAGCTGCGCCGCGGCGACCGCGAGAGCGTCGTCATCCTCGGCGCCGGGCCCAATCGCATCGGGCAGGGCATCGAGTTCGACTACTGCTGCGTCCAGGCCGCGCAGACCTATCGCGGGCTCGGCTACGACGCGGTGATGGTCAACTGCAACCCGGAGACCGTGTCGACCGACGCCGACTCCTCGGACCGCCTGTACTTCGAGCCGCTGACGGTGGAGGACGTGCTCGAGGTGATCGAGCGCGAGCAGCCGGTCGGCGTGGTCGCGCAGTTCGGCGGCCAGACGCCGCTGCGCCTGGCACGCCGGCTGGAGGAGGAGGGCGTCACGCTGCTCGGCACACCGTTCGAGGCGATCGACATCGCGGAGGACCGGGAGCGGTTCGGCACGGTGCTCGAAGAGCTGGGGCTCGAGGCGCCGGCATGGGGCATCGCGAACGATGTCGACGATGCCGCGCGCATCGCGCAGTCGATCGGCTACCCCGTGCTCGTGCGGCCGTCGTACGTGCTCGGCGGCCGCGAGATGCGGATCTGCTACGACGAGTCAATGCTGCGCGCGCGGCCGGTGCAGCCGGGGTCGCTGGTCGACCGCTTCGTCGAGGACGCGATCGAGGTCGACGTCGATGCCGTCTGCGACGGCAGCCGGGCATGGATCGGCGCGGTCATGCAGCACGTCGAGGAGGCCGGCGTTCACTCCGGGGATTCGGCCTGCGTGATCCCGACGCTCTCGCTCGGCGACGAGGTCGAGCGCGAGATCCGCGACCAGACCCGGGCCATCGCCATCGCCCTCGGCGTGCGCGGCCTGATCAACGTGCAGTTCGCGGTGCAGGGGTCCCGCGTCTTCGTGATCGAGGCCAACCCGCGCGCATCGCGGACGGTGCCGTTCGTCGCCAAGGCGACGGGACGCAACCTGGTGGAGGCGGCCTGCCGGGCAGCGCTCGGCCTTCCGGTCGATCTGGCCGAGGAGCCGCCCGACCACATCAGCGTCAAGGCCGCCGTGCTGCCGTTCCAGCGGTTCGTCGGCGCCGACCCGGCGCTTGGCCCGGAGATGCGCTCCACCGGCGAGGTGATGGGCATCGGGCCTGACTTCCCGACCGCGTTCGCAAAGGCCGAGCGCGCCGCCGGGCGTCCGCTCCCCGTGGAGGGCCGGGTGTTCCTGTCCGTCCGCGACGCCGACAAGGCCGCCGCGACGATGCTCGCGGCGCTGCTGCAGTCACTCGGCTTCGACCTGATCGCGACGGCGGGCACGGCGCTCGCGCTCCAACGGATCGGCATCCCGGTCGAGACCGTTCGCAAGGTCACCCAGGGGTCGCCGAACGTCGTCGACCTGATCCGCGAGTCCTCGATCAACCTGATCATCAACACGCCGTTCGGCCGCGGCGCGCGCACCGACGGGTACGAGATTCGCGAGGCGGCGATCCGGCATCAGATCCCGTGCATCACGACGCTCGCCGGAGCCTCGGCGGTGGTGCAGGCGATCGCACAGGCGCGAGCCGTTGCGCCGATCGCCCTCCAGGATCTTCATGCCGCGGCCGAAACGCATGCAGCTCGCTAG
- a CDS encoding uracil-DNA glycosylase: MDDLLADLRSAAIGTAFNQYAGDDGAVRLANLRRYLEERAGADVVALGEAAGYQGMRWSGIAFTSERDLLRWGPPYRTTSDRPNGWSEPSGTIVHRVLDGLGAERRVVLWNTVPHHPHHSGRPLSNRRPTVSEVAAGAVFAERLLELLHPRLIVAVGRIAESVAGERAVYVRHPANGGGAAFAAGITAVLDAAR; encoded by the coding sequence ATGGACGACCTGCTCGCCGACCTCCGCTCCGCCGCGATCGGCACGGCGTTCAACCAGTACGCGGGAGACGACGGGGCGGTGCGGCTCGCGAACCTGCGGCGCTATCTCGAGGAGCGGGCCGGGGCGGACGTCGTCGCGCTCGGCGAAGCGGCCGGATACCAGGGCATGCGCTGGTCGGGGATCGCGTTCACGAGTGAGCGTGACCTGCTCCGCTGGGGGCCTCCGTACCGCACGACCAGCGATCGCCCGAACGGCTGGAGCGAGCCGTCCGGCACGATCGTCCACCGCGTCCTGGACGGGCTGGGCGCCGAGCGCCGCGTGGTGCTGTGGAACACCGTTCCCCACCATCCGCACCACTCCGGCCGCCCGCTCAGCAACCGGCGCCCCACGGTGTCCGAGGTGGCCGCCGGCGCGGTGTTCGCGGAGCGCCTGCTCGAGCTGCTGCATCCCCGCCTGATCGTGGCCGTCGGCCGGATCGCCGAGAGCGTCGCGGGCGAGCGGGCCGTGTACGTCCGCCACCCCGCGAACGGCGGCGGTGCCGCCTTTGCGGCCGGCATCACCGCGGTGCTGGACGCTGCGCGCTGA
- a CDS encoding class I SAM-dependent methyltransferase, producing the protein MDDQHRRRARSFGDVAEAYQQARPTYPPHAVQWVLDQAPGRDVLDLAAGTGKLTRVIAETGATVTAVEPLDEMRAQLQHAYPNVTALAGSAEQIPLDDDSVDAVLVGQAFHWFEVERALDEIDRVLRPGGVLGLLWNIRDDSIGWVAELSASLALGRDLLSQVDGSDWAPIAAHPRFAEPERRDFPNPTAFDAGRLVTWAASTSHFATMEAEERESGLEQVREFAMRHPGLGDDDHFTMPFVTVTLRARTRR; encoded by the coding sequence GTGGACGACCAGCATCGCAGGCGCGCCCGCTCGTTCGGGGACGTCGCAGAGGCATACCAGCAGGCGCGTCCGACGTATCCGCCGCATGCCGTGCAGTGGGTGCTCGACCAGGCGCCGGGCCGTGACGTGCTCGACCTCGCCGCCGGGACCGGCAAGCTGACCCGGGTGATCGCCGAAACGGGTGCGACCGTCACCGCCGTCGAGCCGCTCGACGAGATGCGCGCACAGCTGCAGCATGCCTATCCGAACGTCACCGCCCTCGCGGGGAGCGCGGAGCAGATCCCGCTCGACGACGACAGCGTCGACGCTGTCCTGGTCGGGCAGGCATTCCACTGGTTCGAGGTCGAGCGCGCGCTGGACGAGATCGATCGCGTGCTGCGCCCGGGCGGTGTGCTGGGCCTGCTCTGGAACATCCGCGACGACTCGATCGGCTGGGTGGCCGAGCTCTCGGCCTCGCTCGCACTCGGCCGCGACCTACTGTCGCAGGTGGACGGCTCGGACTGGGCGCCGATCGCGGCGCATCCTCGCTTCGCGGAGCCCGAGCGGCGGGACTTCCCCAACCCCACCGCCTTCGACGCAGGCCGGCTCGTGACCTGGGCCGCCTCGACCAGCCACTTCGCCACCATGGAGGCGGAGGAGCGGGAATCCGGTCTCGAGCAGGTCCGCGAGTTTGCGATGCGGCACCCCGGCCTCGGGGACGACGACCACTTCACGATGCCCTTCGTGACCGTTACCCTCCGGGCGCGCACTCGGCGCTGA
- the rpoZ gene encoding DNA-directed RNA polymerase subunit omega, whose amino-acid sequence MIYPKVDVLLEHVDSKYALVIAAAKRARQINDYHHQLGEGSFEGFAPPLIESRSKNFLTMALEEIAEGKLEVSTSDANARETSR is encoded by the coding sequence ATGATCTATCCCAAGGTCGATGTGCTGCTCGAGCATGTGGACAGCAAGTACGCGCTCGTGATCGCCGCCGCCAAGCGCGCCCGGCAGATCAACGACTACCACCACCAGCTGGGCGAGGGCAGCTTCGAGGGCTTCGCGCCACCGCTGATCGAGTCGCGCTCCAAGAACTTCCTGACGATGGCGCTCGAGGAGATCGCCGAGGGCAAGCTGGAGGTCTCGACGTCCGACGCGAACGCCCGCGAGACCTCGCGCTGA
- a CDS encoding dihydroorotase: MRLTQREAPPADLLITGARLVDGASGLEGVQLDVRIVEGRIAEIGPSLTAEGVETVEADGLTMTPGLVDPHVHLRTPGDEDEEDIASGTRAAAAGGFVTILAMPNTTPVVDSAAVLNGLVTRAAEQAVVGTGFFAAITLGLEGRQLVDMADLAARGAVGFSDDGRPVERAGMLRRALQYSAVTGLKLSLHEEDLSLTAGAQMHEGAVSAELGLHGYPSIGESVMVGRDLQIARYEGAPLHLCHISAAESVAEVRRAKELGVEVTAEVSPHHLCLTDELVRDLDPSVSKMSPPLRSAADRAALIEALADGTLDCVATDHAPHHAHEKEVPFEAAPNGVIGLETAFAALYTELVQPGLVPLATVVERMSRGPAAAFGLPVPALRAGEPANLTLWNLSERWLVGPPYASRSRNCAFAGRMLQARCTLTVAGGSVAHRMAEVAR, translated from the coding sequence ATGCGGCTGACACAGCGTGAGGCGCCTCCCGCGGACCTGCTGATCACCGGGGCGCGGCTGGTCGACGGCGCAAGCGGCCTCGAGGGTGTCCAGCTCGACGTGCGGATCGTCGAGGGGCGGATCGCCGAGATCGGCCCCTCCCTGACGGCTGAGGGCGTCGAGACCGTCGAGGCGGACGGGTTGACGATGACCCCCGGCCTCGTCGATCCCCACGTCCACCTCCGCACGCCGGGGGACGAGGACGAGGAGGACATCGCATCGGGCACGCGCGCCGCGGCTGCCGGCGGGTTCGTGACCATCCTGGCCATGCCGAACACCACCCCCGTGGTCGACTCGGCCGCGGTGCTGAACGGCCTGGTCACACGCGCGGCCGAGCAGGCGGTGGTCGGCACCGGGTTCTTTGCGGCCATCACGCTCGGCCTCGAGGGCCGGCAGCTCGTCGACATGGCGGATCTGGCGGCGCGCGGCGCCGTCGGCTTCTCCGACGACGGGCGGCCGGTGGAGCGGGCCGGCATGCTGCGCCGCGCGCTGCAGTACAGCGCCGTGACCGGGCTGAAGCTGTCGCTGCACGAGGAGGACCTGTCGCTGACCGCCGGCGCCCAGATGCACGAGGGCGCGGTGTCGGCCGAGCTGGGGCTGCACGGCTACCCGAGCATCGGTGAGAGCGTCATGGTCGGCCGTGACCTGCAGATCGCGCGCTACGAGGGAGCGCCGCTGCACCTCTGCCACATCTCCGCCGCCGAATCGGTCGCGGAGGTGCGCCGCGCCAAGGAGCTCGGGGTGGAGGTGACGGCCGAGGTTTCGCCCCACCACCTGTGCCTGACCGACGAGCTGGTGCGCGACCTCGACCCGTCGGTCAGCAAGATGAGCCCGCCGCTGCGCTCGGCGGCCGACCGGGCGGCGCTGATCGAAGCGCTCGCGGACGGCACGCTCGACTGCGTCGCCACCGACCACGCGCCCCACCACGCGCACGAGAAGGAGGTGCCGTTCGAGGCGGCGCCGAACGGGGTGATCGGTCTCGAGACGGCCTTCGCGGCGCTCTACACGGAGCTCGTCCAGCCGGGCCTGGTGCCGCTTGCGACGGTGGTCGAGCGGATGTCGCGCGGGCCGGCCGCCGCGTTCGGGCTGCCGGTGCCGGCGCTGCGCGCCGGTGAGCCCGCGAACCTGACACTCTGGAACCTCTCGGAGCGGTGGCTGGTGGGGCCGCCGTACGCATCACGATCGCGCAACTGCGCGTTCGCCGGCCGGATGCTGCAGGCGCGCTGCACGCTCACCGTCGCCGGGGGGTCCGTGGCCCACCGGATGGCCGAGGTGGCGCGGTGA